A genomic segment from Pelobates fuscus isolate aPelFus1 chromosome 7, aPelFus1.pri, whole genome shotgun sequence encodes:
- the BTF3L4 gene encoding transcription factor BTF3 homolog 4: MNQEKLAKLQAQVRIGGKGTARRKKKVVHRTATADDKKLQSSLKKLAVNNIAGIEEVNMIKDDGTVIHFNNPKVQASLSANTFAITGHAEVKQITEMLPGILSQLGADSLTSLRKLAEQFPRQVLDSKAPKPEDIEEEDDDVPELVENFDEASKNEAN, translated from the exons ATGAATCAAGAAAAACTAGCAAAGCTGCAAGCACAAGTCCGAATAGGAGGCAAG GGTACAGCCCGCAGAAAGAAGAAGGTTGTACACAGAACAGCAACTGCTGATGACAAAAAACTTCAGAGTTCTCTGAAGAAACTAGCAGTAAATAATATTGCTGGCATCGAGGAG GTGAACATGATAAAAGATGATGGCACAGTTATCCATTTCAACAATCCCAAGGTCCAAGCTTCCCTCTCGGCAAACACGTTTGCAATCACCGGCCACGCAGAAGTTAAACAGATCACAGAAATGCTCCCAGGGATCCTGAGCCAGCTGGGCGCTGACAGTCTCACAAGTCTCCGCAAGTTAGCAGAACAGTTCCCCAGGCAGG TGTTGGATAGTAAAGCGCCTAAACCAGAGGACATAGAGGAGGAAGATGATGATGTTCCTG AACTTGTAGAAAATTTTGACGAAGCTTCCAAGAATGAAGCAAATTGA